A genomic stretch from Setaria viridis chromosome 1, Setaria_viridis_v4.0, whole genome shotgun sequence includes:
- the LOC117854177 gene encoding F-box/FBD/LRR-repeat protein At1g13570 — translation MMLSLALGLSSKRPRTTSRSPATPDGPDHLSPLPVEMVEEILRRLPLDDAVRTSALAKPWRYRWAECPGLELVAGDPPAAVDAVLNRYTCNVSRAQLDVPEESYCKIDGWLRALATKGIRYLVVCFTPVLLLRLPLLPSSLFSCRELTSLLLKHCDIPPLPPSFDSFPNLLALQLDDVSFVENGERTFEALIAKCPSLRSLILLFPSIGSDHMHEGNYSDWTIRAPNLKHFIISAWQDYGWRIDDLPLIEEARVHLEGPELPRILPGLSKVKNLSVEITDDTIVERLSYFMNLKDLSLHTILITKSSTVLSMFCILRNAPNLEDLRITSLHESEENDEVNMEELLNAQRTVGLFSRLKCFCLFESIGHTNEMQFIEFLMSKATVLQEIEISVRDDGSKSPEVVFDELSQYKKASPQAEVIVNRTRSTT, via the exons ATGATGCTGTCGCTGGCGCTGGGCCTCAGCAGCAAGCGCCCGCGGACGACATCGCGGTCTCCGGCCACGCCCGATGGGCCGGACCACCTGAGCCCCCTCCCCGTCGAGATGGTGGAAGAGATCCTCCGGCGCCTGCCGCTTGATGACGCCGTCCGCACCTCCGCCTTGGCGAAGCCCTGGCGCTATCGCTGGGCCGAGTGCCCCGGCCTTGAGCTCGTCGCCGGAGATCCACCGGCTGCCGTAGATGCCGTCCTCAACAGGTACACCTGCAACGTCTCCCGTGCCCAGCTTGATGTCCCGGAGGAATCCTACTGCAAGATCGACGGCTGGCTCCGCGCCCTCGCCACCAAGGGCATACGGTACCTAGTCGTGTGCTTCACTCCTGTGCTCTTGCTGCGATTGCCCCTTCTTCCGTCCTCGCTCTTCTCCTGCCGCGAACTTACCTCGCTGCTGCTCAAGCACTGCGATATCCCACCCCTGCCGCCCTCCTTCGACAGCTTCCCCAACCTTTTGGCACTCCAACTGGATGATGTCAGCTTCGTTGAGAACGGGGAGAGGACATTTGAGGCACTGATTGCCAAGTGCCCATCGTTGAGATCTCTTATCCTCCTGTTCCCGTCGATTGGCAGCGACCATATGCATGAGGGAAACTACAGTGACTGGACCATAAGGGCACCGAACCTCAAACACTTCATAATCAGCGCTTGGCAGGACTATGGGTGGCGGATAGATGATCTTCCACTCATTGAGGAAGCAAGAGTTCACCTGGAAGGCCCTGAGTTGCCGAGGATCCTGCCAGGGCTGTCCAAAGTCAAGAACCTGTCTGTGGAA ATCACAGATGATACTATTGTGGAACGGCTTTCATACTTTATGAACTTGAAGGACCTATCACTCCATACTATTCTTATTACCAAGTCATCCACAGTTTTATCAATGTTCTGCATACTCAGGAATGCTCCCAACCTGGAGGATCTGCGTATCACG AGCCTGCATGAAAGTGAAGAGAACGATGAAGTGAACATGGAAGAACTACTGAATGCACAACGCACTGTTGGGCTATTCTCTAGACTGAAATGTTTCTGTTTATTTGAGAGCATTGGCCACACAAACGAGATGCAGTTCATTGAGTTTCTTATGTCAAAAGCAACAGTACTTCAAGAAATTGAAATTTCTGTACGTGATGATGGTTCAAAGTCTCCGGAGGTTGTGTTTGATGAGTTATCACAGTATAAAAAAGCTTCTCCACAGGCAGAGGTTATTGTTAATCG GACCAGATCAACAACTTGA